The following coding sequences lie in one candidate division WOR-3 bacterium genomic window:
- the rsmA gene encoding 16S rRNA (adenine(1518)-N(6)/adenine(1519)-N(6))-dimethyltransferase RsmA, protein MKKRFSQVFLVNKKVAREMIEKMNLKKGEYVLEIGPGKGILTKILLEKKVKVIAIEIDRNLCRYLRENILDLDFSLIEGDFLKINIKEILDKFNLKKVKLLSNVPYNITTPLLIKLIRERENFSEIYLTLQKEVVERINAKPGTKEFSSLTIFINFYMDIKVLMPIPAHFFYPKPKVNSLFFRMIPKEKLQIEKEKEEIFFKLVRRAFQERRKKIGKILKELGLYEKVPEEIREKRPDQISIEEYIKIIL, encoded by the coding sequence GTGAAAAAAAGATTTTCGCAGGTTTTTCTTGTGAATAAGAAAGTGGCAAGAGAAATGATAGAAAAAATGAATTTAAAAAAGGGGGAATATGTTCTTGAAATAGGTCCTGGTAAAGGAATATTAACAAAGATACTTCTTGAAAAAAAAGTCAAGGTAATCGCAATTGAAATTGATAGAAATTTATGTAGATATCTAAGGGAAAATATTCTTGACCTTGATTTTTCTCTCATTGAAGGTGATTTTCTTAAAATAAACATAAAGGAAATTTTAGATAAATTTAATCTAAAAAAAGTAAAACTTCTTTCCAATGTTCCCTATAATATTACAACACCACTTCTTATTAAATTGATAAGGGAAAGGGAAAACTTCTCAGAAATCTATTTAACCCTTCAAAAAGAGGTAGTTGAAAGAATTAATGCAAAACCAGGAACAAAAGAGTTTTCATCCCTAACAATATTCATAAACTTTTATATGGATATAAAAGTTTTAATGCCAATCCCAGCACATTTTTTTTACCCAAAACCAAAAGTTAATTCCCTCTTTTTCAGAATGATACCAAAGGAAAAATTACAAATTGAAAAAGAAAAGGAAGAAATTTTTTTTAAATTAGTAAGAAGAGCCTTCCAGGAGAGAAGGAAAAAAATAGGTAAAATATTAAAGGAATTAGGTCTTTATGAAAAAGTTCCAGAAGAAATTAGAGAAAAAAGACCTGATCAAATTTCTATTGAGGAGTATATTAAAATAATTTTATGA
- a CDS encoding superoxide dismutase — protein sequence MAFKLPELPYSYDALEPYIDAKTMEIHHTKHHAAYVNNLNNALSKYPELEKYSLEEILRNLDSIPEDIRITVRNNGGGHFNHSLFWEVMKKDGGGEPKGELLKAIERDFGSFSSFKEKFANAAKNHFGSGWAWLSLSRFGKLYVFSTPNQDNPLMIGYIPILGLDVWEHAYYLKYQNRRAEYVDNWFNVINWDKVSENYKEALKKIR from the coding sequence ATGGCTTTTAAATTACCTGAATTACCTTATTCTTATGATGCTTTGGAGCCTTATATAGATGCAAAAACAATGGAGATCCATCACACAAAGCATCATGCTGCCTATGTAAACAATCTGAACAATGCTCTTTCAAAATATCCTGAACTTGAAAAATATTCTCTTGAGGAAATTTTAAGAAATCTTGATTCTATTCCAGAGGATATAAGGATTACAGTGCGTAATAACGGTGGAGGGCATTTTAATCACTCACTTTTCTGGGAAGTTATGAAAAAAGATGGTGGAGGAGAGCCTAAAGGAGAGCTTTTAAAGGCAATAGAAAGGGATTTTGGTTCCTTTTCTTCTTTTAAAGAAAAATTTGCAAATGCTGCAAAAAATCATTTTGGTTCAGGATGGGCTTGGCTTTCTCTATCAAGATTTGGAAAACTTTATGTTTTTTCAACTCCTAATCAGGATAATCCATTAATGATAGGTTATATTCCAATTCTTGGACTTGATGTATGGGAGCATGCTTATTACTTAAAGTATCAAAATAGAAGAGCAGAATATGTGGATAACTGGTTTAATGTGATAAACTGGGATAAAGTGTCAGAGAATTATAAGGAGGCTTTAAAAAAGATTAGATAG
- the panB gene encoding 3-methyl-2-oxobutanoate hydroxymethyltransferase, which produces MKKLTIHDIIAKKAKEKIVALTSYDYQMAKIEDEIGIDIILVGDSVANVLLGYDNTLRIGMDEMLVFTKAVARGVKYSLLVGDMPFLSFQISKEEAIRNAGEFIRAGCDAVKIEGGEESLEVIEYLVKNGIPVMGHIGLTPQWILKMGGYKVQGKTEESIKKLKRDAELLEKAGVFSIVLEGVKEDVAKEITESLKIPTIGIGAGRYCDGQILVVWDILGYTEKPYPKFVRTYEDLRERIKNALLRFKEDVIKGNYPSEKEIY; this is translated from the coding sequence ATGAAAAAATTAACAATTCACGATATAATTGCAAAGAAGGCAAAAGAAAAAATTGTAGCCCTTACAAGTTATGATTATCAAATGGCTAAAATTGAAGATGAAATAGGAATTGATATTATTTTAGTAGGTGATAGTGTAGCCAATGTTTTACTCGGATACGACAACACTTTAAGAATAGGAATGGATGAAATGCTCGTTTTTACAAAGGCAGTTGCAAGGGGTGTAAAATATTCCCTTCTTGTCGGTGATATGCCCTTTTTATCCTTTCAGATTTCAAAAGAAGAAGCAATAAGAAATGCTGGTGAATTTATAAGAGCAGGATGTGATGCTGTTAAAATTGAAGGAGGAGAAGAGTCCCTTGAAGTTATTGAATACCTTGTTAAAAACGGTATTCCTGTAATGGGTCATATAGGTTTGACTCCACAGTGGATTTTAAAAATGGGAGGTTATAAAGTTCAGGGAAAAACTGAAGAAAGTATAAAAAAATTAAAAAGAGATGCTGAACTTTTAGAAAAGGCAGGAGTTTTCTCCATTGTTCTTGAAGGTGTAAAAGAAGATGTGGCAAAAGAAATCACAGAGAGTTTAAAAATTCCAACAATAGGAATTGGAGCTGGAAGATACTGTGATGGTCAGATTCTTGTTGTATGGGATATATTAGGTTATACAGAAAAACCCTATCCTAAGTTTGTAAGAACCTACGAAGATTTGAGGGAAAGAATAAAAAATGCCCTTTTAAGATTTAAAGAGGATGTTATTAAAGGAAATTACCCTTCTGAAAAAGAAATCTATTAA
- a CDS encoding tRNA (adenine-N1)-methyltransferase, whose translation MKVKKGEKILILSEDNKFEKIIEKEPLKEIHTHLGKIVIPENLKYGDKLLSSKNKKFFVLKPSTSDLMLKIKRKTTIIYPKDAGFIILELGIRAGSKVCEVGTGSGSFLTLISSIVGKKGKIYTFERRKEFYELAKENILKYKLFDNIEFHLRDVEKEGFPDIKVDAVFIDIPEPWNVIRHTIKILKKGHPLGSLSPNIEQIQKTKKEMENNGFVRIKVYEILLREIMLRDFGTRPKEFGITHTGYLIFGNLT comes from the coding sequence ATGAAAGTTAAAAAGGGTGAAAAAATTTTAATTTTAAGTGAGGATAATAAATTTGAAAAAATTATTGAAAAGGAACCCTTAAAAGAAATCCATACACACCTTGGAAAAATTGTTATTCCTGAGAATTTAAAATATGGCGATAAACTTTTGAGTTCAAAAAATAAAAAATTTTTTGTTTTAAAACCATCAACAAGTGATCTGATGTTGAAAATAAAAAGAAAAACAACAATAATTTATCCAAAAGATGCAGGATTTATAATCCTTGAACTTGGAATAAGAGCAGGCTCAAAAGTTTGTGAAGTTGGAACAGGAAGTGGTTCTTTTTTAACTCTCATATCAAGTATAGTCGGGAAAAAAGGAAAAATTTATACCTTTGAAAGAAGAAAGGAATTTTATGAACTTGCAAAAGAAAATATTTTAAAGTATAAACTTTTTGATAACATAGAGTTTCACCTAAGAGATGTGGAAAAAGAAGGATTTCCTGATATAAAAGTAGATGCAGTATTTATAGATATTCCTGAACCATGGAATGTTATAAGACATACCATAAAAATTTTGAAAAAAGGACATCCTCTTGGCTCTCTATCCCCAAATATAGAACAGATTCAGAAAACTAAAAAGGAAATGGAAAATAATGGATTTGTAAGAATAAAAGTATATGAGATTTTATTGAGAGAAATTATGCTAAGAGATTTTGGCACAAGACCAAAGGAGTTTGGAATTACTCACACAGGATATTTGATTTTTGGAA
- a CDS encoding HAD family hydrolase yields the protein MDKIMLLFDIDGTLIYSGGAGTRSIDKAFFKKYGLKEAMKGISPDGKTDPLIIEEVFLKKLNKKPDRKEIEEILEIYLINLEKEIDNPDYKIFEGVPELLEWAQKKEKFLLGLATGNLEKGAEIKLRPSYLLKYFKFGGYASDSWERSEILRKAYEKGKKIAERENFRILDVYVIGDTPRDIEAAKRVSFKSIGMAIFRFSKEELLKAGANFVFDNFWDLKKFFEKLI from the coding sequence ATGGATAAAATCATGCTACTTTTTGATATTGACGGAACACTTATTTATTCAGGTGGAGCAGGAACAAGGTCTATTGATAAAGCTTTTTTTAAAAAATATGGACTAAAAGAAGCTATGAAAGGTATCTCTCCTGACGGAAAAACAGATCCCCTAATTATTGAGGAAGTATTTTTAAAAAAATTAAATAAAAAACCTGATAGAAAGGAAATTGAAGAAATTCTTGAAATTTATCTTATAAATCTTGAAAAGGAAATAGATAATCCAGACTATAAAATTTTTGAGGGAGTTCCGGAACTTCTCGAATGGGCACAAAAAAAAGAAAAATTTTTATTAGGACTCGCTACAGGAAATCTTGAGAAAGGTGCTGAAATAAAATTAAGACCTTCTTATCTTTTAAAATATTTTAAGTTTGGCGGTTATGCCTCTGATTCTTGGGAAAGAAGTGAAATTTTAAGAAAAGCATATGAAAAGGGAAAAAAAATTGCAGAAAGAGAAAATTTTAGAATTTTAGATGTTTATGTAATTGGAGATACACCAAGAGATATTGAGGCTGCAAAAAGGGTAAGTTTTAAATCCATAGGAATGGCTATTTTTAGATTTTCAAAGGAGGAACTTTTAAAAGCAGGTGCTAATTTTGTTTTTGATAATTTCTGGGACTTAAAAAAATTTTTTGAAAAATTGATTTAA